A single genomic interval of Pseudomonadales bacterium harbors:
- a CDS encoding tetraacyldisaccharide 4'-kinase: MALWHTVPSPGARLLRPLERVFIALARRRRECQSRAARALPVPVIVVGNITVGGTGKTPLVIALARLLSEQGLRVGVVSRGHGGRVRTPLAVTAHGEARYCGDEALLLALRVDGPVWVGRDRAQAATALLAATPVDVILADDGLQHYRLARTMEICVLDATRWFGNGHCLPLGPLREPPQRLSEVDCVVANGDAPAPPGVIVHANLRLQPATWRRVVDDAPAPVGEPAAGERVHAVAGIGNPQRFFTTLRMLGLDPIEHPFPDHHHFRVQDLQFGDALRVVMTEKDAVKCRSFAAPGWLALGVEAQLPRTLAEVVLRHVASHNPRPIP, encoded by the coding sequence ATGGCGCTGTGGCACACGGTGCCGTCGCCGGGCGCTCGTCTGTTGCGACCGCTGGAGCGGGTTTTCATCGCGTTGGCGCGTCGACGCCGCGAGTGTCAGTCTCGCGCTGCACGGGCATTGCCCGTGCCCGTGATCGTCGTCGGCAATATCACGGTCGGAGGTACTGGCAAGACGCCGCTGGTGATCGCACTTGCACGCCTGTTGAGCGAACAGGGCTTGCGCGTCGGCGTCGTGAGTCGTGGTCACGGTGGACGCGTGCGCACGCCGCTCGCCGTCACGGCCCATGGTGAGGCGAGGTACTGCGGGGACGAGGCGTTGTTGCTGGCGCTGCGCGTGGACGGTCCGGTGTGGGTCGGGCGTGACCGTGCGCAGGCTGCAACTGCGCTGTTGGCGGCAACGCCGGTGGACGTGATTCTTGCCGACGATGGTCTGCAGCATTACCGCCTGGCGCGCACGATGGAGATCTGCGTGCTCGATGCGACACGCTGGTTCGGCAACGGGCATTGCTTGCCGCTGGGGCCGCTGCGCGAACCGCCGCAGCGCCTGTCGGAGGTGGATTGCGTGGTGGCGAACGGCGATGCGCCTGCTCCACCCGGCGTGATCGTCCACGCGAACCTGCGCTTGCAGCCTGCAACGTGGCGACGTGTGGTCGATGATGCGCCTGCGCCGGTGGGAGAGCCTGCAGCCGGGGAACGTGTGCATGCGGTGGCGGGCATCGGCAACCCGCAACGTTTCTTCACGACACTGCGGATGCTCGGCCTGGATCCGATCGAGCACCCGTTCCCGGACCATCATCATTTCCGTGTGCAGGATCTGCAGTTCGGGGATGCGCTGCGCGTTGTGATGACCGAAAAGGATGCAGTAAAGTGTCGCAGCTTCGCTGCGCCTGGTTGGCTTGCACTCGGTGTGGAGGCGCAGTTGCCCCGCACGCTCGCCGAAGTGGTCCTGCGTCACGTCGCCAGCCACAATCCGAGGCCGATTCCGTGA
- a CDS encoding biopolymer transporter ExbD, whose amino-acid sequence MKFRRRPRVESGIDITSLVDVVFLMLIFFMVSTTFTNRAHLQLTLPEARANPDALNDAALELVVTASGTVALNGRALVNSRIETIMAALAEASGGDVKQPLVITADASATHELVVRAMDAAGRSGFSRLRITTRLPEEGGG is encoded by the coding sequence GTGAAGTTCCGTCGCAGGCCTCGAGTCGAGTCCGGTATCGACATCACCTCGCTGGTCGATGTGGTGTTCCTGATGCTGATCTTTTTCATGGTTTCGACCACCTTTACGAACAGGGCGCATTTGCAGCTCACGTTGCCTGAGGCCAGGGCGAATCCGGACGCGTTGAACGATGCGGCGCTCGAGCTGGTGGTCACCGCATCGGGAACGGTGGCGCTGAACGGGCGTGCATTGGTGAATTCACGGATCGAAACCATCATGGCTGCGCTTGCGGAGGCGAGTGGTGGCGATGTGAAGCAACCGCTGGTGATCACGGCAGACGCCAGTGCGACACACGAGCTCGTGGTGCGCGCGATGGACGCCGCCGGACGCAGTGGTTTTTCGCGTTTGCGCATCACGACGCGTCTGCCGGAGGAAGGCGGCGGCTGA
- a CDS encoding MotA/TolQ/ExbB proton channel family protein, with product MLEIIIAGGWVMLPIILGSIGALAIGIERWWTLDYRKVVPANTLAEVWQLIRRNELSAERLRALKDSSPLGCVLAAGLANAHAGRDVMKESIEEAAGHVIHDLERYLNTLGTIASIEPLLGLLGTVLGMIQVFSDVMLHGTGNAELLAGGISKALITTAAGLIVAIPTLIMHRHFLRRVDTIVVGLEQEAIKLVDAVHGGRQVDVRGVPVA from the coding sequence TTGCTCGAGATCATCATCGCCGGCGGTTGGGTCATGCTGCCGATCATCCTGGGTTCGATCGGTGCGCTGGCGATCGGCATCGAGCGTTGGTGGACGCTCGACTATCGCAAGGTGGTGCCGGCGAACACGCTGGCTGAAGTCTGGCAACTGATTCGTCGCAACGAATTGTCTGCCGAGCGGCTGCGGGCACTGAAGGATTCCTCGCCGCTTGGCTGCGTTCTTGCGGCCGGGCTCGCCAACGCGCACGCCGGGCGTGACGTGATGAAGGAAAGCATCGAGGAGGCGGCAGGTCATGTGATCCACGATCTCGAGCGCTATCTGAACACCCTCGGTACGATCGCATCGATCGAACCGCTGCTCGGATTGCTCGGCACCGTGCTCGGGATGATCCAGGTCTTCTCCGACGTGATGCTGCACGGTACCGGCAACGCCGAACTGCTTGCCGGTGGCATTTCGAAGGCACTGATCACGACCGCGGCCGGTCTGATCGTCGCGATTCCCACGCTGATCATGCATCGCCACTTTCTGCGTCGCGTCGACACCATCGTGGTCGGTCTGGAGCAGGAGGCGATCAAACTGGTCGATGCGGTGCATGGCGGGCGGCAGGTCGATGTGCGCGGGGTGCCCGTCGCGTGA
- a CDS encoding recombination-associated protein RdgC: MWFKNLRIYRLTGELPCPTEDLGERLADAAFVPCTGMDTRRIGWVSPMGPTATHLVHSVNDFHLVCARTQQKLLPVAAIREVLDEKILEIETAEGRKLHKRERANLKDETIQTLLPRALTRSQLSFAFLATARGLLLIDSPNAARAEDLLNLLRESLGRLPVRPLAPRHNPVEIMTRWLGGTRLPAGFSLGQHCDLRDPLNAANVVRCRQQDLATREVREHLDAGKQVGALGLSWKERVAFVLAEDLAVRAIKYPEIVRNESGIDPELDAAARFDADFALMSLELDQLAAELIEIFGIAED, encoded by the coding sequence ATGTGGTTCAAGAATCTGCGTATCTACCGCCTGACCGGCGAGCTTCCATGCCCGACGGAGGACCTCGGCGAACGCCTTGCCGACGCCGCCTTCGTACCGTGTACCGGCATGGATACCCGGCGCATCGGCTGGGTATCGCCGATGGGTCCGACTGCCACGCACCTGGTGCACAGCGTCAATGACTTCCATCTCGTGTGTGCGCGCACCCAGCAGAAGCTGCTGCCGGTTGCTGCAATCCGCGAGGTGCTGGATGAAAAAATCCTGGAGATCGAAACTGCCGAAGGTCGCAAGCTGCACAAGCGCGAACGCGCGAACCTCAAGGACGAGACGATCCAGACGCTGTTGCCACGCGCGCTGACACGCTCGCAACTGAGCTTTGCGTTCCTCGCCACAGCACGTGGTCTGCTGCTCATCGACTCGCCGAATGCAGCTCGTGCCGAAGACCTGCTGAACCTGCTGCGTGAAAGCCTCGGCCGTCTGCCGGTGCGCCCGCTGGCCCCGCGGCACAACCCGGTGGAAATCATGACGCGCTGGCTCGGTGGTACGCGCCTGCCCGCCGGTTTCAGCCTCGGTCAGCACTGCGATCTGCGCGATCCGCTGAACGCCGCAAACGTGGTGCGCTGCCGGCAGCAGGACCTCGCCACCCGCGAGGTTCGAGAGCACCTGGACGCCGGCAAGCAGGTTGGCGCACTCGGGCTGAGCTGGAAGGAACGCGTAGCCTTTGTGCTGGCCGAGGATCTGGCCGTAAGGGCCATCAAGTATCCGGAGATCGTGCGCAACGAATCCGGGATCGACCCGGAACTCGACGCAGCAGCGCGTTTCGATGCCGATTTCGCGCTGATGTCACTCGAGCTCGATCAGCTCGCTGCGGAACTGATCGAAATCTTCGGCATTGCCGAAGATTGA
- a CDS encoding Crp/Fnr family transcriptional regulator produces MLSKVEIFAGLSEEEQAALEGSCVTRNYPRNTVVINENDFADSLYVIESGRVKVYCSDKNGKEYIMNTLGPGDYFGELALLDDDRRSASVRTLEKSTFTIMFKDEFHAVMERHPNIAQTLIRNLTRRVRKLTENVKSLALQDVYGRVTKVLMTLAEPRGDKLYIEERLTQQDIADRVGASREMVARILKDLAIGDYISFEGKNIIINGKLPSSY; encoded by the coding sequence ATGCTATCGAAGGTGGAGATCTTTGCGGGTCTGTCGGAGGAAGAGCAGGCAGCGCTCGAGGGTTCCTGCGTGACCCGCAACTACCCGCGCAATACGGTCGTGATCAACGAGAACGACTTCGCCGATTCGCTGTACGTGATCGAGAGCGGTCGCGTGAAGGTCTATTGCAGCGACAAGAACGGCAAGGAATACATCATGAACACGCTGGGGCCGGGAGACTATTTCGGCGAACTGGCGCTGCTCGATGACGACCGACGGTCTGCTTCCGTGCGCACACTCGAGAAATCGACGTTCACGATCATGTTCAAGGACGAATTCCATGCCGTCATGGAGCGCCATCCGAACATCGCGCAGACGCTGATCCGCAACCTTACACGGCGGGTGCGCAAGCTGACGGAAAACGTGAAGAGCCTGGCGCTGCAGGACGTCTACGGTCGCGTGACGAAAGTGTTGATGACACTTGCCGAACCGCGCGGGGACAAGCTCTACATCGAAGAGCGGCTGACGCAACAGGACATCGCGGATCGCGTCGGCGCCTCGCGTGAAATGGTCGCACGCATCCTGAAGGATCTCGCGATCGGCGACTACATCAGCTTCGAAGGCAAGAACATCATCATCAACGGCAAGCTGCCGAGCAGCTACTGA
- a CDS encoding class I SAM-dependent methyltransferase, with amino-acid sequence MSESLACGPAVPVVVALDTASGERAAALAQELGGICLQANGECWRTLVTEQRVALLVGSTGLALARGGRQRLTPVQVDFGDPALLHRLRRADARSEDLARAVGVGQRRPLQVVDATAGWGRDSAVLAALGCEVTMIERHRVVWLLLDDALARASASADPRVRTLVDRLHLLEGDARERQQCWSAPAPDAVLLDPMFPERDGSAAVRKEMQLFQALVGDDADAAELLAASLALARYRVVVKRPRRAPALPGPPPSFTIEGRSTRFDVYALRSYRAVASPG; translated from the coding sequence ATGAGCGAGAGCCTCGCATGCGGGCCTGCGGTGCCAGTCGTGGTGGCGCTCGATACAGCCTCCGGCGAGCGGGCGGCTGCGTTGGCGCAAGAGCTTGGCGGCATCTGCCTGCAGGCGAACGGCGAGTGCTGGCGCACCCTTGTGACAGAGCAGCGCGTGGCGCTGCTGGTTGGCAGTACGGGGCTCGCATTGGCGCGGGGAGGCAGGCAGCGCCTGACGCCGGTACAGGTCGATTTCGGTGATCCAGCGCTGCTGCACCGCCTGCGCCGTGCTGACGCCCGCAGTGAGGACCTCGCGCGTGCCGTCGGTGTGGGCCAGCGACGCCCTTTGCAGGTAGTCGATGCCACCGCCGGCTGGGGGCGCGACAGCGCGGTACTTGCCGCACTCGGCTGCGAGGTCACGATGATCGAGCGCCACCGGGTAGTGTGGTTGCTGCTCGACGATGCGCTTGCACGAGCCTCGGCGAGTGCGGATCCGCGTGTACGTACACTGGTGGACCGCCTGCACTTGCTCGAGGGCGATGCGCGTGAACGGCAGCAGTGCTGGAGTGCGCCGGCACCGGATGCGGTATTGCTCGACCCGATGTTCCCCGAGCGCGACGGCAGCGCAGCGGTGCGCAAGGAGATGCAGCTGTTCCAGGCGCTGGTCGGTGATGACGCCGATGCGGCTGAATTGCTCGCCGCGTCACTGGCGCTGGCACGCTACCGGGTCGTCGTGAAGCGACCGCGACGTGCACCGGCATTGCCGGGGCCACCTCCCTCGTTCACGATCGAAGGTCGCAGCACACGCTTCGACGTCTACGCGCTCAGGAGCTATCGCGCGGTTGCGAGCCCTGGATGA
- a CDS encoding DUF4124 domain-containing protein — MNALALRSLLGAAWLAVAPLALAEAYRWVDAEGGVHYSAQPPPGHDATRMQLHAGPARADAPAKPADVPAAAAPTAAADATGNDPEAERARAAQVLEQCANARDAIERLRTRPAARYEREDGSYQRYSDAERERMLGEQEEFLRENCN, encoded by the coding sequence ATGAATGCGCTCGCGTTGCGGAGTCTTTTGGGTGCGGCGTGGCTCGCCGTGGCGCCGCTCGCACTGGCCGAGGCGTATCGCTGGGTCGATGCCGAAGGTGGGGTGCACTACTCGGCGCAGCCTCCGCCCGGTCATGACGCGACGCGGATGCAGTTGCATGCCGGGCCGGCGCGTGCCGATGCCCCGGCGAAACCTGCCGATGTGCCTGCTGCAGCAGCACCGACGGCGGCTGCCGATGCGACCGGGAACGACCCGGAAGCAGAGCGTGCGCGGGCCGCGCAGGTCCTCGAGCAGTGCGCGAATGCCCGTGACGCGATCGAGCGGCTGCGCACACGTCCGGCCGCGCGTTACGAGCGCGAGGACGGCAGCTACCAGCGCTACTCGGACGCAGAGCGCGAGCGCATGCTTGGCGAGCAGGAGGAGTTTCTGCGCGAGAACTGCAACTGA
- a CDS encoding aspartate/tyrosine/aromatic aminotransferase, which yields MFQKLPRLEADPILGMMAAYRADERPHKIDLGVGVYQDELGRTPIMRAVSDAERHLLEVETTKTYLGIAGDPQFNERLLGLLLGSDDCASAEGRVRGLQTPGGCGALRIGAETIRRARPEATVWVSTPTWANHVPLIGGSGLRLAEYPYYDPRTHGVDFDAMMAGLAKVKAGDVVLLHGCCHNPTGADLSLEQWRALTDLVLENGFTPYIDIAYQGLADGVDEDVAGVRHLLAAVPEAVIATSCSKNFGLYRERVGAVYFLAATARQADAVQTQAMAAARQIWSMPPAHGAAAVAHILGDASLRAGWLEELAEVRGRINAMRALLAERLAGNAAGIDFGFIRRQKGMFSYFGIAPDQVRRLREDFAVYMMESTRINLAGITHANIDALAAAVHTVLGRHSVVR from the coding sequence ATGTTCCAGAAGTTGCCACGCCTCGAGGCCGATCCGATCCTCGGCATGATGGCTGCGTACCGTGCCGATGAACGCCCGCACAAGATCGACCTTGGTGTCGGTGTCTACCAGGACGAACTCGGACGCACACCGATCATGCGTGCGGTCAGCGATGCGGAGCGCCATCTGCTGGAAGTGGAAACGACCAAGACCTATCTGGGCATTGCCGGTGATCCGCAGTTCAACGAACGCCTGCTCGGGCTGTTGCTCGGCAGCGACGATTGTGCGAGCGCCGAAGGTCGGGTGCGCGGGCTGCAGACACCGGGCGGATGCGGTGCGCTGCGTATCGGCGCCGAGACGATCCGCCGCGCGCGTCCCGAGGCGACGGTCTGGGTCAGCACGCCGACGTGGGCGAACCATGTGCCGCTGATCGGCGGCAGCGGATTGCGGCTGGCCGAGTACCCGTACTACGACCCGCGTACGCACGGTGTGGATTTCGACGCGATGATGGCCGGGCTGGCAAAGGTGAAGGCCGGTGACGTGGTGCTGCTGCACGGTTGCTGCCACAACCCGACCGGTGCGGATCTCTCGCTCGAGCAGTGGCGCGCGCTGACCGACCTGGTGCTGGAAAACGGCTTCACGCCGTACATCGATATCGCCTACCAGGGGCTCGCTGACGGTGTCGACGAGGATGTCGCCGGTGTGCGGCATCTGCTTGCCGCGGTACCGGAAGCGGTGATCGCTACCTCGTGCTCGAAGAATTTCGGGCTTTACCGCGAGCGTGTGGGCGCGGTGTATTTCCTCGCTGCCACTGCCCGGCAGGCCGATGCGGTGCAGACACAGGCGATGGCCGCGGCGCGTCAGATCTGGTCGATGCCCCCGGCGCACGGTGCCGCGGCGGTGGCGCATATCCTCGGTGACGCCAGCTTGCGTGCCGGCTGGCTGGAGGAGCTTGCCGAGGTGCGCGGACGGATCAACGCGATGCGTGCGCTGCTCGCGGAGCGTCTGGCCGGCAACGCGGCGGGAATCGACTTCGGCTTCATCCGGCGCCAGAAAGGCATGTTCTCGTATTTCGGTATCGCGCCGGATCAGGTCAGACGGCTGCGCGAGGATTTTGCCGTCTACATGATGGAGTCGACGCGGATCAATCTGGCCGGCATCACGCATGCAAACATCGATGCGCTCGCTGCTGCCGTGCACACGGTGCTCGGACGCCACAGCGTGGTGCGTTGA
- a CDS encoding DUF885 domain-containing protein, producing MKNLCRTGHIVCAIVLLLGMGPGARALADTRSDQADTLAALFADADEAALALDPLEAMLRGDMRYVAEFGDYVTLEYFTRLQTNAREQMQRLDVIDRALLSAQDRIAYDAFAYQNRQLLDFFDRGLMDIKAQLPIDHFNGFHVFYPEISSGRSVAPFHTVSDYDHGLARLDGYARYFEHAIDRMRQGIASGHTQPKLVMENVLEQLARQMDGGVEASPFFQPVKNMPDDFAAADRERLSAAYRNAIEERVFGAYRQLQAFIRKEYLPACREGAPGLLTMKDGKALYQGLIERYTTTDMTAEEIHAIGLREVERITREMDAIRTQLGFDGTLREFFDYVRNDPRFRFASKEALLDGYTAIRARVEAGVPLLFSLMPDTPFEIRPVPAYSEKFEAAAFYRPGTPDGSRPGVFFVNTYDLPSRTSVGVETLFLHEAIPGHHFQISLAQENGSLPAFMRFGGNPAFVEGWALYAESLGPELGMLSDPYQRFGNLDDEMLRAIRLVVDTGLHAMGWSREQAIAYVLEHSAQSQTGARTEVERYIAIPGQALAYKVGALTIRGLRAEVEQVLGTRFDPRAFHAEVLNTGALPLRVLEQKIRVWMHADPHQD from the coding sequence ATGAAAAACCTTTGCCGGACAGGCCACATCGTGTGCGCCATCGTGCTGTTGCTCGGTATGGGGCCGGGCGCGCGTGCGCTTGCCGATACGCGCAGCGACCAGGCCGATACGTTGGCAGCGCTGTTCGCGGATGCCGACGAGGCTGCGCTTGCGCTGGATCCGCTCGAGGCGATGCTGCGCGGCGACATGCGCTACGTGGCCGAGTTCGGTGACTACGTGACGCTCGAATATTTCACGCGGCTGCAAACGAATGCGCGCGAGCAGATGCAGCGGCTGGATGTGATCGATCGCGCGCTGCTCTCGGCGCAGGATCGCATCGCCTACGATGCGTTCGCCTACCAGAACCGCCAGTTGCTCGACTTCTTCGACCGCGGTCTGATGGACATCAAGGCCCAGTTGCCCATCGATCATTTCAACGGCTTTCATGTGTTCTACCCGGAGATCTCGTCCGGCCGGTCGGTGGCGCCGTTTCACACCGTCAGCGACTACGACCACGGACTCGCGAGACTCGATGGCTACGCACGCTATTTCGAGCACGCGATCGACCGCATGCGCCAGGGCATCGCCAGCGGACACACGCAGCCGAAGCTGGTGATGGAGAATGTGCTCGAGCAGCTCGCACGGCAGATGGATGGTGGCGTCGAGGCAAGCCCGTTCTTCCAGCCGGTGAAGAACATGCCCGACGATTTCGCTGCTGCAGACCGCGAGCGTCTGAGCGCAGCGTATCGCAACGCCATCGAGGAGCGTGTATTTGGCGCGTATCGCCAGTTGCAGGCGTTCATCCGCAAGGAGTACCTGCCCGCGTGTCGCGAAGGGGCGCCCGGGCTGCTGACGATGAAGGACGGGAAGGCGCTGTACCAGGGGTTGATCGAACGTTACACGACCACCGACATGACGGCCGAGGAGATCCACGCCATCGGTCTGCGCGAAGTCGAGCGCATCACGCGCGAGATGGACGCGATTCGCACGCAGCTCGGTTTCGACGGCACGCTGCGCGAGTTCTTCGATTATGTGCGCAACGATCCGCGCTTCAGGTTTGCAAGCAAGGAGGCGCTGCTCGACGGTTACACGGCCATTCGTGCGCGCGTCGAGGCCGGTGTGCCGCTGCTGTTCTCGCTGATGCCGGACACGCCGTTCGAGATCCGTCCCGTGCCAGCGTATTCGGAGAAGTTCGAAGCCGCTGCCTTCTATCGCCCGGGCACTCCCGATGGCTCACGCCCCGGCGTGTTTTTCGTGAACACCTACGATCTGCCGTCGCGCACGAGCGTGGGAGTGGAGACGCTGTTCCTGCACGAAGCGATCCCGGGGCATCACTTCCAGATCAGCCTTGCGCAGGAGAACGGATCACTGCCGGCGTTCATGCGCTTCGGCGGCAACCCGGCCTTCGTCGAAGGCTGGGCGCTGTATGCGGAGTCGCTGGGACCGGAGCTCGGGATGTTGTCGGACCCATACCAGCGCTTTGGCAATCTGGACGACGAAATGCTGCGTGCGATCCGCCTCGTGGTCGATACCGGGCTCCACGCCATGGGCTGGAGTCGTGAGCAGGCCATTGCCTACGTGCTCGAGCACTCGGCACAGTCGCAAACCGGCGCCCGCACGGAGGTCGAGCGTTACATCGCGATTCCCGGACAGGCGCTGGCGTACAAGGTGGGCGCGCTGACGATCCGTGGTCTGCGTGCCGAGGTCGAGCAGGTGCTGGGGACACGCTTCGATCCGCGCGCGTTCCATGCCGAGGTGTTGAACACGGGTGCGCTGCCGCTGCGGGTGCTCGAACAGAAGATCCGTGTGTGGATGCACGCTGATCCGCACCAGGACTGA
- a CDS encoding amidase — MTNSLDAGTCASIAAELGFELDAADAARYAALASATLQSIGLLELLPLPGPWPDPERTSWHRPSTAENPLGAWHVRGELRTRSEGALAGRTVALKDNVLLAGAPLANGSTILGDYRPREDATIITRMLAAGATIVGKTVCEAYCFSAGSHTSASGVVRNPHDPERSAGGSSTGCAVVVATGEADMAIGCDQGGSIRLPAAFCGIVGLKPTWGLVPYTGILGMNFTVDHAGPMTRNVADNALLLEIIAGPDGQDPRQHGARVGEYRAALGEPLEGLRIGLLKEGFGTAGADPEVDACVREAAARLAALGARVSEISVPVHTIAGGATFAALQGMITSMFLLDGASLEHQIGVDEQYVERQHAWRTHAGLLPPNIRLLLIIAEQLRRKHGYGLLARAMNRIPLIRRAYDEALTRVDLLLLPTAPTTAPRLPRPDAALEELIAAAFGPVTNLSMFNHTHHPAMSLPCGTRAGLPVGMLLVGRHFDEATLYRAAYAFEQNR; from the coding sequence ATGACGAACTCGCTCGATGCCGGAACGTGTGCGTCGATCGCAGCCGAGCTCGGCTTCGAGCTCGACGCTGCCGACGCGGCGCGCTACGCCGCACTCGCCTCGGCGACGCTGCAGAGCATAGGCCTGCTGGAGCTGTTGCCACTCCCCGGTCCATGGCCGGATCCCGAGCGCACGAGCTGGCACCGGCCATCCACAGCGGAGAACCCGCTGGGCGCCTGGCATGTGCGCGGCGAGCTGCGCACCCGCAGCGAGGGAGCGCTTGCGGGCCGCACGGTCGCACTGAAGGACAATGTATTGCTTGCCGGCGCGCCACTCGCCAACGGCAGCACGATCCTCGGCGACTACCGGCCACGCGAGGACGCCACGATCATCACGCGCATGCTCGCTGCGGGAGCGACGATCGTCGGCAAGACCGTCTGCGAGGCCTACTGCTTCTCGGCCGGCAGCCACACCAGCGCAAGCGGCGTGGTACGCAACCCGCATGACCCCGAGCGCAGCGCCGGCGGCAGCTCGACCGGCTGCGCCGTGGTGGTGGCAACCGGCGAAGCCGACATGGCGATCGGCTGCGACCAGGGCGGCTCGATCCGCCTGCCCGCGGCGTTCTGCGGCATCGTCGGCCTCAAGCCAACGTGGGGACTGGTGCCGTACACCGGCATCCTCGGCATGAACTTCACGGTCGACCATGCCGGACCGATGACGCGCAACGTCGCCGACAACGCGCTGCTGCTCGAAATCATCGCCGGCCCGGACGGACAGGACCCCCGCCAGCACGGCGCGCGCGTCGGTGAGTATCGCGCCGCGCTCGGTGAACCGCTCGAGGGCCTGCGCATCGGCCTGCTGAAGGAGGGTTTCGGCACCGCGGGCGCGGATCCGGAAGTCGATGCCTGCGTGCGCGAGGCGGCAGCGCGCCTTGCCGCACTCGGCGCACGTGTCAGCGAGATCTCGGTTCCGGTGCACACGATTGCCGGTGGCGCCACCTTCGCGGCACTGCAGGGAATGATCACCTCGATGTTCCTGCTCGATGGTGCCAGCCTGGAACATCAGATCGGCGTCGACGAGCAGTACGTGGAACGCCAGCACGCCTGGCGCACGCACGCCGGGCTGCTGCCGCCGAATATCCGCCTGCTGCTGATCATCGCCGAGCAGTTGCGCCGCAAGCACGGCTACGGCCTCCTTGCCCGCGCGATGAACCGCATCCCGCTGATCCGCCGTGCCTACGATGAAGCGCTCACCCGGGTCGACCTGTTGCTGCTGCCGACCGCGCCGACCACCGCACCGCGGTTGCCACGCCCCGACGCTGCACTCGAGGAGCTGATCGCCGCCGCGTTCGGGCCAGTCACCAACCTCAGCATGTTCAACCACACGCACCACCCGGCAATGTCGCTACCCTGTGGAACGCGTGCAGGACTGCCGGTCGGGATGCTGCTGGTGGGTCGACACTTCGACGAAGCGACGCTGTACCGCGCGGCATACGCATTCGAACAGAACCGCTGA
- a CDS encoding glucose 1-dehydrogenase yields MDFSGRTAFVTGGGSGIGRAAALLFAHHGARVAVVDLDVAAAGETLRLIRAVGGEAEFLRADLAREDAARQAVEHCVERFGGLDCAFNNAGICPPAGPFHELDGAEWERVIAVDLSAVFYCMKHQIRHMLGHGGGTIVNTSSGAGVTPAPFLPHYTAAKHGVLGLTRVAAREYARQQIRVNAICPGVTDTPMMRASIDARPDLEPVLLSTLPAGRMGSSEEIARAALWLCSDAASYVSGVALAVDGASICH; encoded by the coding sequence ATGGATTTCAGCGGCAGGACCGCCTTCGTCACCGGCGGCGGCAGCGGCATCGGACGCGCGGCAGCCCTGCTGTTCGCACACCACGGCGCACGCGTGGCGGTGGTCGATCTGGATGTCGCGGCCGCAGGGGAAACGCTGCGCCTGATCCGCGCGGTCGGCGGCGAGGCCGAGTTCCTGCGCGCTGACCTGGCGCGGGAAGACGCAGCACGGCAAGCGGTGGAGCACTGCGTCGAGCGCTTCGGCGGGCTCGACTGCGCGTTCAACAACGCCGGCATCTGCCCACCTGCCGGTCCGTTCCACGAACTCGACGGCGCCGAATGGGAGCGTGTGATCGCGGTCGACCTGTCGGCGGTGTTCTACTGCATGAAGCACCAGATCCGCCATATGCTCGGACACGGGGGTGGCACGATCGTGAACACATCCTCGGGCGCCGGTGTCACCCCGGCACCGTTCCTGCCGCACTACACCGCGGCCAAGCACGGCGTGCTCGGGCTGACGCGCGTGGCAGCACGCGAGTACGCCCGCCAGCAGATACGCGTGAACGCGATCTGTCCCGGCGTGACCGACACGCCGATGATGCGCGCGAGCATCGACGCGCGCCCCGATCTCGAACCGGTGCTGCTGTCGACGCTGCCGGCCGGACGCATGGGCAGCTCGGAAGAAATCGCACGCGCAGCGCTGTGGCTGTGCTCGGACGCTGCGTCGTATGTCTCGGGCGTGGCGCTTGCGGTGGACGGCGCCAGCATCTGTCACTGA